The DNA sequence agacaaaTAGGAGAGAGAGGATTGCTGATGcacacatattttttattttattgaattagcATTCGataattgtgaaatttgggtttaattgatagtcaattttgactaGGAATGACtataatttctttactttattattattttttaatgaaataatgagaaatttaatatcatgttaattttttaccaGCAAggttcaaaagaagaaaattacaagTGTTTTGGAGGagaattgatgcaaaaactttgaagaaaaaagatgaagattgGGATAGCTTGCTTAGCACACAAGACAGACCCAGCATGTATACTCGCTCAGCGATCAGCGCAAGCTTAACGAAAAGAAGACCCACGAAGAAGCTCCAAGGCGTGCTTAGCAGGAATCCCGCGCTAAGTGTGTGATCACTGTCATACTCGCTAAGCCCAGAAGGCTTGCTTAGCGCGAGGTCACATGAGTTTTAAGCTACCTTAGGCATTTAAAAGAGTACAAAGCAAAGGAGAAATACACACAGAGATTGAGAGCTCTCTAATAAATACATCCAAAGCCTAAGCATCTATAATAGGGGAAAACCTACCTTCTATAGCCATTTCCCCTTCTCTTCCTTTATCCATCCATCTTCTTCTATCCACATCAACCCCTAGAGTGAAAAGACTCTCATGGCAATGAGAAACTGAACTCCATTATTGGAAACCTGACAAGCCaactcttgtaatgtaattctttcctattatctatttaatgcaatcCAGTTTCTATTGCTCTTTTCTATGCTTATTTGTTTATTGAttatggtttgatcacccatgtCTATGCTCTGCTCATGCAttgaaaaatggttattttctaaGAACTGAAAAAGGACATCTAAATGAAATTATTGCTAGAAATAGAGTGAGATTTGTTTAGCCTATTTTATGCATCTATAatcttaatgtaatttattatttttatctttgtaaaaaaaattgaaagagaaagatagataaattaggctcttcatgCAGGACACCAAAGATAGAGTATCATAGTAGATGTGGGTGGAAACTTAAATaacattagatagagaaaaattattaacattgcatcacaagtagttttggcatgctaggccccaacacattttaaattctgaatttaCCTTTAAGCATTCAAACGCATTATCATcatctttatcttctatctttatcatcttttactttaattctttatcttatcttctacctctctttatcttctattttaaatctcttatctttcttattcttgatttttctccaaattttacatttacaatTCTTCATTTATTGTTTCTTCTATTGCTTGAAAATTGGGTTAGCATCAATTTAAGTACAAACAAACTCCTTGTGGACTCGACACTCGAACTTTCATTTTACTTTGCTACTTGTGACAAATTGGTACACTTACTTAAAGTTTTGGACACAAAAATCAGCAACCTATTTTGTTTAAggatattaaagtaatttattgtttaattttaaaaattaatatatatatatatatatatatatatatatatatatatatatattttgctaagtcaaaataaatttatgtcttAAAAGAGGAATTAtgactcttaattattttgattagatgtaaataaatgcaaaataataaaagttgtgTTTGATATGCTATTAGATTATGATCTATCTTTGTGCATCTGAAGTTTTCAGACGATGCGAGACAATTTGATATGATATTTAAGTAATGTATTTAAGACTTTCATTTAATACTCTATGTATGAGATTCTTTCATGCATAAAATATTCTCTTAGGATCTGTCAAAGTCCtgtgaagaataaatgaagctAACAGTTTGAAAGACGCTAATCCTCATCAAAATGTATGTTTTGTTGTTGTCGACCTGCTATGATGATGAACGAAGTGACTTTCTTACTGAAATACAAGACATGCTATCTAGTCTTTGCATGAAGAAGAGACGTGCATTTAATACAATCATTAAATGTTCCAATGGATGGACTCAAGACAtcagaggaaaaataaaatggagAATCCAACCgttgaaagacaaaaaatacttgaaaataaagattatatatagaagaaactttgaagaaaaaaaaaatcatcttcacgaatcatttctttctttttgtaaagCTTTCTATAAATTCTTATAAAGATACAAAACTCTCAAAACACCttgtatagaaaataaaagtactaaGTGATATATCTGTCTATTAGAAAATTATACTTTAGTCAGTGAACAACATTCTAACAaatcttgttgatttgtttagagccaTTAGTGACTTCATAGGACAAAGAATATTTGATTTAAGGATAGAACTTGTAAGTGTAAGAATCATAAGGGTTGTCACTGAATGTAATCTTGAGGTTCAAACAATACTtataacttttataaattagtgAAAACTTAATGATTGTTACTGAATGTAATCTTGAGGTTGAAacaaaccaatataaattatttatgtgtttttttgtttaaaatgataaaggatttttgatttttttttaaattatattttttaaagaaaattatttttctcatcgtctaatctatttataattatcagACTATAAAagtgttttatatatttctaaaaatacaACTCAACCGCTTCTTGTATTAtttgcttttatatatatatatatatatatatatatatatatatatatatatatatatatatatatatatatatatatatatatatatatatataagtacgTACCCTTTtagaggttttattattttaggttTTAGAAAAGGTCTAGTAGGTTGTCCTTTACCTTTATTTCAGTAGTTGCTTCTATATTGAGCACATGTTCTTTTATATATGTGGTTCTATATATTGTTTATGTTTATAAGCActaattaattactaatataGATTAAACTGATGATGTTATAAcgaaaagataattaaagtaagATTTGTTTCGAAATCACGTTtacaggaaaaaagaagaagtataaactaattgaaaaaagtaaaagactacaaagaatttttttaatttagcataaaatttaaattaaaaattgaattcataTCCAACATTATATTTGCTGTTCCAgcttaagaaaattatattactGTTCTAAAAACTACAGTGATCGTGTGGATGACTAACATACTCGGCATTCATCATTCATGTCATGCATACAATTTCTTAAGAAAGAGTATATATTAAAATGGATAATTTATGTCAAAGTCTAAAAGatattaatatgattaatttgcTCATAGGTTTTTGTTGAACTTGCCTGAAAATTAAGTAAGCTTGGACCATATCTGAAGCTTTTAATAAAAAGGAAGTTCATACTTAATACCACCTACCTAAGCTCatagtcatttttaaaaaattaaatatgatatacgTAGAAAATAGTATATAGAAAAATGCttagtttttgacttttcgcATGTATACAtgcgttatatatatatatatatatatatatatatatatatatatatatatatatatatatatatatattatcgtACGATCGCGATTAGACTAAGAATAAGGACTAGTACTCTAAACGtggatttgaattttatttttgattaagcAGAgtcttcaaatatatatatatatatatatatgatgccTTCTTGATATGTTACGTTAGAGGGTTGAAGtttttgttgatgatgatggtgatgagAAATGACCGATATCTATAAAGATTTGACGCTcaatcaaatatatttgaattagtAGACTAAcagtatataaaataaacttatgataaaaaaaaaaaaatagtgtgtaCTTGATACTTCTACTACCAAACTTTTACAAAGTTTTCTATGCGTGAGTCACGTACACCGAGGTCATATAAAAGTTAGCATAACATAATCCCCACAGAACGTGTGAACCTCCAACAAATAAATCTGCACCCCAGTGGCTTAAAGGATTTAACTGTATTCGGAGTATTGTCTATTTAAGTAATCGATCGATTGTTAcagttttatttttgtcatggttttaaatgaattaaggtCGCGGTCGCAGTTATGGTTACATTGCGATGAgtcaaaaaaacttatatattgtGGAAAAATATGCAGGCCACAATTACGGTTATAGAGAGTCAAAATGTCTTAACGCTGTGAATGGCTATTTAAAGTCATAGTTCATATAAAAAACATATCAGTGGATTAAAAGAAGATGATGtttataaataacttttaattggtGTTAACTCTTAAATGATGCAATGTAAGAATTTATGATGATGGGAATAgtttatttgaaatatatatatatatattaaaaaacgcATGTTGCATGGACCCGGaactttgaatttgaattgcgttattatatataattacaatGTTACTCAACAAATTAACCCAAGCAAAGcattaattgataattaacaGAAAGACAACATCAAGGTGTCTCTGTAATGGATCCCCAAATAGCCAATAAGCTTGGAACCTCTCTACTACTGGTGCCTTCTGTTCATGAGCTAGCCAAGCAACCCATGACCATAGTTCCAGAACGATACATTCATCCAAACCAAGACCCTCCTTCTGTTGAGTTTGCTACTTCACACCAAGTTCCAGTTATCGATCTTAATAAATTGTTGTCTGAAGATGAAAATGAGTTAGAGAAGTTTGACCTTGCATGCAAAGAGTGGGGCTTCTTTCAGGTTTGCTTAATTTATTCTCCtcctttatttgtatttttcaaaattaaaaaggaatatatatatatatatatatacactgatcATTATAGTTATGAGTTCACATCTTTAAAAGTTACCCTGGCCATATAGCTAGCTAGCCATGGTATTCTCTTGAAGTTGCAATTAGGTATCCAAATATAGTTGTGATCTCATACaaaagattttttaagaaaagttgATGCTGTGACGTTTATTTCTAGAGACAGGGCCATCAAAACACATGTTGTtataattattcaatttaaagtttaaaatgtGATGCTTTGTTTTcaaagtaataaatattttattttagctgaaaaaaaaataattattttatttgctgAACATTAATTGGAAAAAATTGAAGCTGATAAATCATGGAATCAACCCTTCAACACTGGAAAAAGTGAAGATAAGTGTTGAAGAGTTCTTCAGTCTTCcaatgaaagagaagaaaaagttttGGCAAAATCAAGGAGATTTGGAAGGATATGGTCAGAATTTTGTTGTATCTGAAGAACAAAAGCTTGAATGGGCagatctattttatattttcactcTTCCATCGTACGTGCGGAATCCCCACTTATTTCCTTGTATTCCCCAACCATTCAGGTTCTCTCTCAAATCTCTCTGCAACTTTTTtgagattaattaaattatgtctttttacatctttaaattatggttttaatctctataaatatgattaaattattttttcagtcAATCTTTTCTAAAATCATCTTTATAAAAAACATACATTTATACATGTTATGTAACATATACTACTTCAAAATGGTCACTAATATGTTACACGCCTCATCAttatatgaaaaacaaaatcaataataaaaaaaaacttttggattACGAAAACCTAATATTTAGCCATATATTTTGGGACCaacaaacatatattttaagaaCATCTACATCTCTTAATTAATTACCACtatcacaaatatcattaattgaTTATGAAGGTTAATTAgctcaaacataatttttcattgCAGAGAGGCTGTAGAGAGCTATTCTTTGGAGCTGGAAAAGCTTTGCATGACAATCATCAAACTTATGGCAAAAACACTTAAGATCAAACCTAACGAATTGTTAGAGTTGTTTGAAGATGTAAGTCAGGCTATGAGGATGAATTGCTATCCTCCTTGTCCCCAACCAGAACATGTCATTGGCCTTAATCCTCATTCTGATGCTGGTGCTCTTACCATCCTACTACAAGTCAATGACACAGAAGGTCTTGAAATTAGGAAAGATGGAATGTGGGTTCCCATTAAACCCTTTTCTAATGCTTTTGTCATCAACATTGGAGATATCTTGGAGGTAATTGGAAGCTACTAATCACTTGACACACAAGTATGTTTAAATGAGAAGTTGAgacaaaaattgaatttttaactgTATTTAAAATACCACATATCAAGATAACTTATTTGGATATTAAAATCAAAgaacttttaaaaagaaaataattaggaGACTTTTTtccaagtaaaataaaatttttaaataatacttaagataaaatttatgtatgagagaaattaaattattatatctatccaaataatttaaattgttttatccaaataaaatattttagaaataaaaagaattcacttaaagtaattaaattctcatatatttaaatttctttaaattttgaaatttttttttatttcttgaactTTTGTTACTAATTAATC is a window from the Glycine max cultivar Williams 82 chromosome 2, Glycine_max_v4.0, whole genome shotgun sequence genome containing:
- the LOC100782741 gene encoding protein SRG1, whose product is MDPQIANKLGTSLLLVPSVHELAKQPMTIVPERYIHPNQDPPSVEFATSHQVPVIDLNKLLSEDENELEKFDLACKEWGFFQLINHGINPSTLEKVKISVEEFFSLPMKEKKKFWQNQGDLEGYGQNFVVSEEQKLEWADLFYIFTLPSYVRNPHLFPCIPQPFREAVESYSLELEKLCMTIIKLMAKTLKIKPNELLELFEDVSQAMRMNCYPPCPQPEHVIGLNPHSDAGALTILLQVNDTEGLEIRKDGMWVPIKPFSNAFVINIGDILEILTNGIYRSIEHRATINSEKQRISIATFHGPQMNKIIGPTPSLVTPDRPALFKRIGVADYYKGYFSRELNGKSYLDVVRIQNA